The Coffea arabica cultivar ET-39 chromosome 3c, Coffea Arabica ET-39 HiFi, whole genome shotgun sequence genome contains a region encoding:
- the LOC113736047 gene encoding polygalacturonase-like — MAKGNRVSSILFLSCATLLSITRAASFNVLSFGAKPDGRTDSTQPFLKAWASACRSIQPATVYVPRGRYLIKAAVFKGPCRNRITVKIDGTLVAPDNYWALGNSGYWLLFIQVSRLSVIGGTLDAKGAGFWACRQSGKNCPVGARSITFNWVNDGLISGLTSINSQLMHVVVNSCKDVKVQNVRIVAPDLSPNTDGIHVQGSTGVTVTGSSIKTGDDCISIGPGTRNLWMEKIQCGPGHGVSIGSLGRDFNEDGVQNVTLTNSVFTGADNGLRIKAWARPTTAFVSNINFRNIIMKNVDNPIIIDQNYCPNNQGCPRQTSGVKINQVTYQNIRGTSTTQVAVIFDCSPSNPCRGIRLHDIKLTYLNRKAQSFCKNIGGTTKGVIIPESCL, encoded by the exons ATGGCTAAGGGCAATAGAGTTTcatccattcttttcctttcttgcgCAACCCTTTTGAGCATAACAAGGGCAGCATCCTTCAATGTGCTCAGTTTTGGAGCAAAACCGGATGGCAGAACTGACTCAACTCAGCCATTCCTTAAGGCCTGGGCGTCAGCTTGTAGGTCGATCCAACCGGCCACTGTTTATGTCCCTCGAGGGCGTTACCTGATAAAGGCAGCAGTGTTTAAAGGACCCTGTAGAAACAGAATCACTGTGAAGATTGATGGGACTCTTGTTGCTCCTGATAACTACTGGGCTCTTGGCAACTCGGGATACTGGCTATTGTTCATTCAGGTCAGTAGGCTTTCGGTCATCGGCGGAACACTGGATGCTAAGGGAGCAGGGTTCTGGGCATGCCGCCAGTCAGGGAAGAACTGCCCAGTTGGAGCAAGG TCTATAACATTCAATTGGGTGAATGATGGGCTGATCAGCGGCTTGACATCAATCAACAGCCAGCTTATGCATGTTGTGGTTAACAGCTGCAAGGATGTAAAAGTTCAAAATGTAAGGATTGTAGCTCCAGACCTGAGCCCAAATACTGACGGCATTCATGTCCAAGGCTCAACAGGCGTTACCGTCACTGGCAGTAGCATTAAAACAGGCGACGACTGCATATCAATTGGTCCAGGAACAAGAAACCTGTGGATGGAAAAGATACAGTGTGGCCCTGGACATGGCGTCAG CATTGGGAGTTTGGGCAGGGACTTCAATGAAGATGGTGTGCAGAATGTGACACTCACGAATTCGGTGTTCACTGGAGCTGATAATGGATTAAGAATTAAAGCATGGGCAAGGCCAACAACTGCATTTGTTAGCAATATCAACTTTCGAAACATCATCATGAAGAATGTGGATAATCCTATAATCATTGATCAGAATTACTGCCCAAACAACCAAGGATGTCCTCGTCAG ACTTCTGGTGTAAAGATTAATCAAGTCACATACCAAAACATACGAGGCACATCAACTACTCAGGTTGCTGTGATATTTGATTGTAGTCCTAGTAATCCATGCCGAGGTATCAGGCTGCACGACATCAAGCTCACCTATTTGAACAGGAAAGCACAATCATTTTGCAAGAACATCGGAGGGACTACAAAAGGAGTCATAATTCCAGAAAGTTGTTTATAA